From Salvelinus fontinalis isolate EN_2023a chromosome 37, ASM2944872v1, whole genome shotgun sequence, the proteins below share one genomic window:
- the LOC129836306 gene encoding DNA-directed RNA polymerases I and III subunit RPAC1-like, giving the protein MAATMRNVDDIRDRVILGEFDVKNVHTTDYPGNYPGYDDTWSLQKFQKNFRIDVVQMDETSLEFDMVGIDAAIANAFRRILLAEVPTMAVEKVFIYNNTSIIQDEILAHRLGLIPIKGDPRLFEYRNAGDEEGTEIDTIQLQLKIKCTRNLRATKDSADPQELYLNHMVYSKDMKWVPIGNQADVFADIDIGPVHGDILLAQLRPGQELDIVMHCVKGIGQDHAKFSPVATASYRLLPEITLMETVEGEKAERLKRCFSPGVIEVENHGGKVVAKVVNSRLDTCSREVLRHDDLKNAVKLARVRDHFIFSVESTGILAPDVLVTEAIKVLMTKCRRFLSELDSTEME; this is encoded by the exons ATGGCAGCGACCATGAGAAACGTGGATGATATTCGGGATAGAGTAATATTAGGTGAAtttgatgtaaaaaat GTTCATACAACCGATTACCCTGGCAATTATCCAGGCTACGATGATACATGGAGCTTGCAGAAATTCCaaaag AATTTCAGAATCGACGTGGTGCAAATGGATGAGACTTCTCTGGAGTTCGACATGGTGGGCATAGACGCAGCTATCGCCAATGCCTTTCGACGGATATTACTCGCAGAG GTCCCTACTATGGCTGTCGAGAAGGTGTTCATTTACAACAACACATCCATAATTCAGGATGAGATCCTTGCCCACAGGCTGGGCTTGATCCCTATCAAGGGTGACCCACGATTGTTTGAGTACCGAAACGCAG GGGATGAGGAAGGCACAGAAATAGACACAATTCAACTTCAACTGAAGATCAAATGCACCAGGAACCTCAGAGCCACCAAAGACTCTGCTGACCCCCAGGAACTTTACCTGAACCACATGG TGTACTCCAAGGACATGAAGTGGGTCCCTATTGGGAACCAAGCTGATGTGTTTGCAGATATCGACATCGGTCCAGTACATGGGGACATCCTTCTGGCACAGCTCCGGCCTGGACAGGAGCTGGATATAGTCATGCACTGCGTGAAAGGCATTG GTCAAGACCACGCCAAATTTTCACCTGTGGCTACAGCCAGTTACAGACTCCTTCCTGAGATCACACTAATGGAAACAGTGGAGGGGGAGAAAGCGGAGCGACTAAAACGCTGCTTCTCCCCTGGAGTCATTGAGGTGGAGAACCATGGGG GAAAGGTTGTTGCCAAGGTGGTGAACAGTCGCTTAGATACCTGCAGTAGGGAGGTTCTCCGACATGACGACCTCAAGAACGCTGTGAAGCTTGCAAGAGTGCGGGACCATTTCATCT TTTCTGTAGAATCCACTGGCATCCTGGCACCTGATGTCTTGGTCACAGAGGCCATCAAAGTTCTCATGACCAAGTGTCGAAGATTCCTCAGTGAGCTCGACTCCACGGAGATGGAATAA